In the genome of Magnolia sinica isolate HGM2019 chromosome 2, MsV1, whole genome shotgun sequence, one region contains:
- the LOC131236978 gene encoding calcium-dependent protein kinase 5-like isoform X2: MGNACRGSFGDIDIPGDTKPIDRSVHSRTSDATTASNHANSNFPGGGIANSYTIPDNPYRVGVDSPRGINMKRSSDNQASYVLGHKTPNIRDVYTLGRKLGQGQFGTTYLCTEISTGIEYACKSISKRKLIAKEDVEDVRREIQIMHHLAGHKNVVTIKGAYEDSLYVHIVMELCGGGELFDRIIQRGQYSEQNAAQLTKIIVGVVEACHSLGVIHRDLKPENFLLLNKDDDLSLKAIDFGLSVFFKPGHPWICENGVAPDRALDSAVLSRLKQFSALNKLKKLALRVIAESLSEEEIAGLKEMFKAMDTDNSGAITFDELKAGLKRYGSNLKESEIRDLMDAADVDNSGSIDYGEFITATLHLNKLEREEHLVAAFSYFDKDSSGYITVDELQQACKEHNITDFPLEDIIREADQNNDGRIDYGEFVAMMQKGNGGIGRRTMRNSLNISMRDASEAH, from the exons ATGGGCAACGCATGCCGCGGATCTTTTGGAGACATAGACATCCCGGGCGACACCAAGCCCATCGATCGGTCCGTACATTCTAGAACATCCGACGCGACAACTGCATCCAACCACGCGAATTCTAATTTTCCTGGCGGCGGCATCGCTAATTCCTATACAATCCCTGACAATCCCTACAGAGTCGGCGTTGACAGTCCGAGAGGGATCAACATGAAGCGGTCCAGCGACAACCAGGCATCCTATGTTCTTGGCCACAAGACGCCGAACATTCGCGATGTCTACACGCTTGGACGGAAACTGGGGCAAGGGCAGTTCGGGACGACGTATCTGTGCACGGAGATTTCCACTGGTATTGAATATGCGTGCAAGTCGATCTCGAAGAGGAAGCTGATTGCGAAGGAAGATGTGGAGGACGTGAGGAGGGAGATTCAGATAATGCACCATCTCGCAGGGCATAAGAACGTCGTGACGATAAAGGGAGCATATGAGGATTCGTTGTATGTGCACATTGTGATGGAGTTGTGTGGAGGGGGAGAGTTGTTCGATCGGATTATTCAGAGGGGGCAGTATAGTGAGCAGAACGCAGCCCAGCTGACGAAGATTATTGTGGGGGTCGTGGAGGCGTGCCATTCGCTTGGAGTTATACACAGGGATTTGAAGCCAGAGAATTTCTTGTTGCTAAATAAAGATGATGACTTATCACTTAAAGCAATTGATTTTGGGCTCTCCGTTTTCTTCAAACCAG GTCATCCTTGGATATGTGAAAATGGAGTTGCTCCTGACCGTGCATTAGATTCAGCAGTACTTTCTCGCCTTAAGCAATTCTCTGCGTTGAATAAGTTGAAGAAGTTGGCTTTACGG GTAATAGCTGAGAGCCTTTCAGAGGAAGAGATTGCTGGTTTAAAAGAGATGTTTAAGGCAATGGATACTGACAACAGCGGTGCCATCACGTTTGATGAATTAAAAGCTGGTCTGAAAAGATATGGTTCTAATTTGAAGGAATCAGAAATCCGCGACCTTATGGATGCA GCTGATGTTGATAACAGTGGCAGCATTGACTATGGGGAATTTATAACTGCAACGCTTCATCTCAACAAACTGGAACGTGAGGAACATCTCGTTGCAGCATTTTCATATTTCGACAAGGATAGCAGTGGTTACATCACAGTCGATGAGCTCCAGCAAGCTTGTAAAGAGCATAACATAACTGACTTCCCTCTTGAGGATATTATCAGAGAAGCTGATCAAAACAAC GATGGCCGGATTGATTATGGGGAGTTTGTTGCCATGATGCAAAAAGGCAACGGTGGAATTGGAAGACGAACCATGCGGAACAGTCTGAATATCAGCATGAGAGATGCATCAGaggcacattaa
- the LOC131236978 gene encoding calcium-dependent protein kinase 26-like isoform X1, with protein MGNACRGSFGDIDIPGDTKPIDRSVHSRTSDATTASNHANSNFPGGGIANSYTIPDNPYRVGVDSPRGINMKRSSDNQASYVLGHKTPNIRDVYTLGRKLGQGQFGTTYLCTEISTGIEYACKSISKRKLIAKEDVEDVRREIQIMHHLAGHKNVVTIKGAYEDSLYVHIVMELCGGGELFDRIIQRGQYSEQNAAQLTKIIVGVVEACHSLGVIHRDLKPENFLLLNKDDDLSLKAIDFGLSVFFKPGQVFTDVVGSPYYVAPEVLCKHYGPESDVWTAGVILYILLSGVPPFWAETQQGIFDAVLKGEIDFESDPWPVISDSAKDLISKMLRSPPSDRLTAHEVLCHPWICENGVAPDRALDSAVLSRLKQFSALNKLKKLALRVIAESLSEEEIAGLKEMFKAMDTDNSGAITFDELKAGLKRYGSNLKESEIRDLMDAADVDNSGSIDYGEFITATLHLNKLEREEHLVAAFSYFDKDSSGYITVDELQQACKEHNITDFPLEDIIREADQNNDGRIDYGEFVAMMQKGNGGIGRRTMRNSLNISMRDASEAH; from the exons ATGGGCAACGCATGCCGCGGATCTTTTGGAGACATAGACATCCCGGGCGACACCAAGCCCATCGATCGGTCCGTACATTCTAGAACATCCGACGCGACAACTGCATCCAACCACGCGAATTCTAATTTTCCTGGCGGCGGCATCGCTAATTCCTATACAATCCCTGACAATCCCTACAGAGTCGGCGTTGACAGTCCGAGAGGGATCAACATGAAGCGGTCCAGCGACAACCAGGCATCCTATGTTCTTGGCCACAAGACGCCGAACATTCGCGATGTCTACACGCTTGGACGGAAACTGGGGCAAGGGCAGTTCGGGACGACGTATCTGTGCACGGAGATTTCCACTGGTATTGAATATGCGTGCAAGTCGATCTCGAAGAGGAAGCTGATTGCGAAGGAAGATGTGGAGGACGTGAGGAGGGAGATTCAGATAATGCACCATCTCGCAGGGCATAAGAACGTCGTGACGATAAAGGGAGCATATGAGGATTCGTTGTATGTGCACATTGTGATGGAGTTGTGTGGAGGGGGAGAGTTGTTCGATCGGATTATTCAGAGGGGGCAGTATAGTGAGCAGAACGCAGCCCAGCTGACGAAGATTATTGTGGGGGTCGTGGAGGCGTGCCATTCGCTTGGAGTTATACACAGGGATTTGAAGCCAGAGAATTTCTTGTTGCTAAATAAAGATGATGACTTATCACTTAAAGCAATTGATTTTGGGCTCTCCGTTTTCTTCAAACCAG GTCAAGTATTCACAGATGTAGTTGGAAGCCCATATTATGTTGCCCCTGAGGTACTATGCAAGCACTATGGGCCAGAGTCAGATGTATGGACAGCAGGGGTTATACTGTACATATTGTTGAGTGGCGTACCACCTTTTTGGGCAG AAACACAGCAGGGGATATTTGATGCAGTTTTGAAGGGTGAGATTGATTTTGAATCAGATCCATGGCCTGTGATCTCTGACAGTGCCAAGGATCTTATTAGCAAGATGCTCCGCTCTCCCCCGTCGGATCGCTTAACTGCTCACGAAGTACTGT GTCATCCTTGGATATGTGAAAATGGAGTTGCTCCTGACCGTGCATTAGATTCAGCAGTACTTTCTCGCCTTAAGCAATTCTCTGCGTTGAATAAGTTGAAGAAGTTGGCTTTACGG GTAATAGCTGAGAGCCTTTCAGAGGAAGAGATTGCTGGTTTAAAAGAGATGTTTAAGGCAATGGATACTGACAACAGCGGTGCCATCACGTTTGATGAATTAAAAGCTGGTCTGAAAAGATATGGTTCTAATTTGAAGGAATCAGAAATCCGCGACCTTATGGATGCA GCTGATGTTGATAACAGTGGCAGCATTGACTATGGGGAATTTATAACTGCAACGCTTCATCTCAACAAACTGGAACGTGAGGAACATCTCGTTGCAGCATTTTCATATTTCGACAAGGATAGCAGTGGTTACATCACAGTCGATGAGCTCCAGCAAGCTTGTAAAGAGCATAACATAACTGACTTCCCTCTTGAGGATATTATCAGAGAAGCTGATCAAAACAAC GATGGCCGGATTGATTATGGGGAGTTTGTTGCCATGATGCAAAAAGGCAACGGTGGAATTGGAAGACGAACCATGCGGAACAGTCTGAATATCAGCATGAGAGATGCATCAGaggcacattaa